The sequence below is a genomic window from Corythoichthys intestinalis isolate RoL2023-P3 chromosome 12, ASM3026506v1, whole genome shotgun sequence.
cgctactctaaaaaaataaaaatatcaaaatggtttaCCTTTtcctcctctgtaggaccatggcccccgacacaatgtttactgcatatgaaatgtaaaCTGCTTCCCTTTGCTggagttaaactggtcttttggacgtccgcgcaaattcatccattcttcacatttttttcctccgagtttttggtttcgggaaacgtctgaagaaaacatccgtcAACTTTCGTAAtgcctagagtcgtttctacaagttccatatcagcagtgtttgatcggcatgctgttttttttgtaattttaccagagaaaacaagcagaaataacatggattttATGGGAGGGTGTGTCTATAATGACCCGCTTCCACGTTACGATGGCGATGTCATGGTGTACAAGTAGCATTCGTGTGGTACGCTGTTGAGCCGAAGATGCCCCAATCAATTGAACGAAACCAAAAATCAATACAATGCTCCAAAATTaaaagaaagtgactcaaaatcaacgcaGTTAcccggaaatgacccaaaatcaacaggaagtgatccggaaatgccccaaactcAATTGAAAGGGACCAAAAATCAATACAAAGTTacttgaaaatgccccaaagtaacagaaagtgaccaaaaatcaacttgAAATGAcgtaaaatgcctcaaaatgaactTACCTGACATTGGATGCTACTGACAGCCATTGAAgtaacttcaaacagattggacgtctacaagtgataaactcgttCCAACTCACAGCATAAGTGTGAAAATACTGTgttttaaaagaaataaaagacTTTTCAGCGTCAGTGACTTTGGTTTTTATGAACTTCATTACATAGAAAAATCTTAACTTGCCCAAATCATTTACATCACAGCaaacaatatttacactttCATATAGATTTATAAATTCTTCTCATAAATTAAAAGGACACATCTCACACTTTCACACGCAAACGGCGTCCGACGGATGACTTGTTGTACAGAAACTTCCGGTATGATCACTGGAATGTAAAGTGAGCGGGGATGGAGGCGGAGTCAAGGTAGTGATGTCATCGCAACTCCTTAATTAGGTCAAATGAATGAGAAGAAAATAAGTCGCAGCGGGTCGTCAGTAAATTGCTTGTGGGAACATCGAGACGCGTGCTCGCTCATTCGAAGTCATCCTCGTACTCGAAGTCGTCCAGGTCTAAGTTGCAGTGCGGCGCGGGAATCTGGAAGAAGTGCCTTTTCGTCAGACCCGGATCGGACGGGACGTGCGTTTCCAGGGGACTCGGTGGCGCTTCGTACCTGAATAGACACGAGAATTAACcgaagggaaaaaaagattGATATATTGCATGCTTGCTGCCACAGGAGGGCAGTAAAAACACCttgtgtgttctttttttttttacaagaaccaAACATCTTAGTGGTCTCTTGAGCCGggctagtacagtggtacctctacatacgatcgcttcgacacacgaacttttcgacatccgacgtaaaatttgactcgccatttgtttctacatccgacgacatgctcgaaatacgacgacaatggcagcaccgcagacgaatgcacggcggattttcttgtgtgacaaatcaacacaggtttcagaaaaggttggtacaggtggtgaaacaaggaaaaagttgacgcttaccttctaaatgaagatgcaaatgacagaaaaatatgagcgtagggtgggcatccgtgaaatggctcaacaatacatctccacggtcctcctccgaccatcgttcgccagtctttataagttaagctgacaattcttattgtggtaacatctccagagaaatcgccagcttcgccacgttttcatcatttctttcacaacttattcaacacaaaacgcctgctgtctgccgcaattgacgatgttctcaagaaagcattgaaagcgaaagtaaactttcacccgctcccctccctctttgtcacgtcagcgccgcggtgccttcaggtacagaaaaaaacgtccgccttattagaacccgtttcgttacactattacaggaattattattattattacattattaatccgatttttatttattatttatttgttttgctatatgtaattgccatttgtaatagtaccagcagtattttttaaggatttagtgcaggtttttgggctgtggaacaaattaatggaattataatgtattcctatgggaaaatcctgctcgacatacgaccatttcgacttacaaacaagctcctggaacggattaacttcgtatgtagaggtaccactgtatattttttggcCAAACCTGCCATTGACATTCCAAATGGCACTGGAAGATGAGTATTCACAGCCTGTCCTTCTAGTAtaagtgaattggacgtctatcggtgtcaatggtaggcaatgagttcattttgtcttacTTCGTTCTCATTTAAGATACTTAAaggccacttcctgtcaatttcggatcatttcctgttgatttattcaggtgatttcatgttgatttggggcacttCCTTATTAACTcttcggctgccattgacggtactagacatccaattcattttgaccgggagggggtgcgaatgaacgaatgtgattgcggatcacattcgttcattcgcaccCCCTAACACCAAAGTGAGCCAAGTGCAGTACTGCAACGCACTCGATCACACAAGTCTAAGGTTTCACGGcgcaatgtcaaaataaaaggatCTGATTCTCTATGTACATAACCGATGAGCTACAAAGTACCTGTCAGGCAGAACTACTAAGACTacatgtacttgcgtgtactggTACCACGAGTAAGTACTGGTACTACAATATATATACTTGCATGTATTTGTACGACAATTATGTGTATTTCCGCGTGCCCGTTACCACGAGTGCATGTAATTGAGTGAATAGGTACCATGACTACGTGTATTTCCGTGTAGCGGTACTACAACTACGTATAATTGAGTGATCGGTTACTATGAGTACTTGTATTTCTGTGTAGCGGTACTATGAGTACGGGTACTACGAGTATGTGTATTTCCGTGTAGCAGTATTAGGAGTACGTGTAACTGAGTGAACTGTTACTGCGAGTACGTGTATTTCCGTGCAGCGGTACTACGAGTACGTGTAATTGAGTGAACGGGTACTACGGGTACGTGTAATTGAGGGATTGGGTACTACAAGCGTGTGTATTTCCGTGGAGCAGTATTACGAGTATGTGTAATTGAGTGAACAGTTACTGCGAGTACGTGTATTTCCGTGTAGCGGTACTACGAGTACATGTATTTCCGTGTAGCTGTAATACGAGTACGTGTAATTGAGTGATTGGTTGCTACGAGTATGTCTAACTTTGCGTGCCCAGCACCACGAGTACATGCATCTCTGCGTGCGCGGTACCACAAGTACGTGTATTTCCGCATGCGCGGGACCACAAGTACGTGTATTCCCGCGTGCGCAGTACCACGAGTACGTGTATTTCCGCGTGCGCGGTACCACAAGTACGTGTATTTCCGCGTGCGCGGTACCACAAGTACGTGTATTTTCGCGTGCGCGGTACCACAAGTACGTGTATTTCCGCGTGTGCGGTACCACGAGTACGTGTATTTCAGTATTTCAGTTCTATGACTGCGTGTAATTAAGTGAACGGGTACTACGAGTACATGTAATTAAGTGAACGGGTATTACGAGTTCGTGTAATTAAGTGAACGGGTACTACGAGTATGTGTAATTAAGTGAACGGGTACTACGAGTACGTGTAATTAAGTGAACGGGTACTACGAGTACGTGTAATTAAGTGAACTGGTACTACGAGTACGTGTATTTCCATGTAGCAGTACCATGAGtaagtgtatttttgtgtactgGTGCTACACGTATGTGtatttaatagggctgtcaaaattaccgcgttaacgggcggtaattaatttttaaaattaatcacgttaaaatatttgacgcaattaacgcacatgccccgctcaaacaaattaaaatgacacaCAATGCAAtgtctacttgttacttgtgttttttggagttttgtcactctctgctggcgcttgggtgcgactgaatttatgggcttcagcacccatgagcattgtgtaattattgacatcaacaatggcgagctactagtttattttttgattgaaaatgttacaaattgtattaaaacgaaaacattaagaggggttttaatataacatttctataacttgtactaacatttatcttttaagaactacaagtctttctatccatggatcgctttaacagaatgttaataatgttactgccatcttgttgatttattgttataataaacaaatacagtacttatgtacagtatgttgaatgtatatatatctatcttgtgtcttatctttccattccaataataatttacagaaaaatatggcatattttaaagatgggattgaattgcgattaattacgattaattagtttttaagctgtaattaactcgattaaaaattgtaatcgtttgacagccgtagtATTTAAGTTAACCGGTACTACAATATGTATACTTGCGTGTAGTGATACAAATACGTGTACATGCGTGTTCTTGTACATTTCCCACCCCTGACATAAAGTGAAAATCAGAGGCATCCCTATAGGGAAGCACATTTACATCATGCAGAATTTGGACAACTCTGGGACAACAGTGTGCAGGGGAAGAAGACAAAGGAGAAGATGACGAGCAAAGGTGTGCAATTGCAGGAGACTTGAAAACTAAATCCAGTCCTAATATGTTTTAGGATGAGATTTGTCTGGTTCGGAAGGACGGAAGGTTGACTTTGCTTCTTTCTGATATCTTGCTAGGTCTTACCGGCAAGGAGGTAGTCCACCTTCAGAGCTTAGTAGTGGTCCTAAAGTTCCACACGATAAATTCATCAACTAACGAAGAAAATGATAGGCTATTCCATCTAATAACCTAATGTACATAAGTCAAGAGGTGAAATGTCGTCTTACACGTCATCACCGTGAATCCCGGCGGCCTCTTCAGCCACAAGGAGGTCGTACTCCTCCGCAGCGTAACGCTCCCAGTCGGACACTTCCTGTCCCTCCGTTTCCACTTCCTGTCAAACGCAGAAGGTTATACGGTCCTCTTGTAAGGGGGCGATGCGTGCATATAATGCTTGCTCACTCTGATGACGGAGAAGGGGTCCCGCTGCTCGTGGACCAGGTACTTCTCGATGTTGAAAAACGTGTCGAAAAAGATGTGCGACTGCTTGCAACTCTTTAGGTCGCGCAGCGTGATCTTACCTGCCGGAAACATTAACCAGAAACCACATGTTGCACATTAAACAATTTTCTAAATAATACAGATTTACATAATAAACAAGTTTTTTCTAAAAATTGGTCCACGCAAAAGTGCAAATTTACGGCATTAAAAACctgtcttaactcatttgctcccataaacgtataaataagttctatttttaattgtttcagtgtcccaaagacgtatttataagtctattatgttttttttttttttttcccgagacATTCTTggattctgattcaatttagctccaaagcacaaagctgaaaatccattttaaagcaataaaactggccactgggcacagggcagtagcgcatttggtaagacccgcaacccgattcaacggcaccgAACGCCCTGGCCGCACGGTTGGCACGCCGGTGGAAggatgccaggtggcggacgaccgagcggaACAActgagaggacgcccgggatgccaggcgctggacaaccgagcagaacgacctggaccaccagtgcagcggacgatgccactGAGTCCGTACTGTTCGTTAGCAGAGCCcacagagataaaaaaaaattaccgtaattttcgcactataaggcggacCTGaccaacccaccaaatttgacaacaaTTCGACATTTGTTTATAAATAAGCCACacaggactataaactgcagctgtcctcactgcattatgggatatttacaccgaaagatacactatttgacagtggcatcatacaactgtcataacaccaaacggaccaccatgaagctttgaaccaattggctgcaaagcttcattgcgccAAGAaatttcatttggccatcactgctccaattggggagacagtcaacctctgctgccacctgctgtcaacactgttgtcatccaacatgcctcctagcatgcattgcagcgctaaagatgtaaatatcaatcaaaattcatgttctgtgctaattatttcttcagttactgttccagttgtttcattaattgctagttataatatttggtaacactttatttgacagtggcgccataagactgtcattagacaatcgtagttatgacatgacactgttatgagcTTTCATGTATGCTTAtaacatgtcatttagtgttatcgggCAAACTGTCTCACTTTTGAAGGGATGTAAAAGAACCGAGCTCGACATAAATGTAGTTAGTGATTTAATTTGCCAGaggacacttcatgacatctgtcataagcagtcAGTACTGCCTAAGataagtgtcatgtaataattatgacgatcttataacgctgctgtcaaatatacTAGTAGGGTTACTTACTAacgcaaataaatgaaaaaataagccgcactggacaataggccacaggattcaaaatgaagggaaaaagtagcagcttatagtccgaaaatgacggtaatctttatgagacaggcggcgatgagggaaaagtttacccggctgtcgcggtcacaacagtgtcatctctcaattagttatgtgtaaataaattgttactttgctatcaaaagctctattttatgttattttgtaaggaaaatattattcagatgtttgggatgtaactcaagcaaaaaatagctgtgttaaagtcaaagttatgattaaaatgtatgctttcacaaaaagctcaatttctctgttttttcatcagaaattaggaaattgctcaaactaagctattttctaatgatgatttctaaaaaatggaaaaagatatgaactaacttttttttcctgctgaaagaagagagtcaatagaacaagatttttttgtgggccttgcaaaatcagtcaaaatccagtaaaacggctgggagcaaagggggttgcaccggtaaaAACGGCTGGGAGTGAACGAGTTAATAGGACCAATGTGAAGATTTTTAAATGTCCTGTTTCATGCAATTGACAGCCACATGCGTCGTGCACATGTATTACGAATTTGTGTAGCAGCACTACGGGCGTGTGTACCGGTACTACGAGTCTGGGTACTTGCATGTAACAGCACTATGAGTACGTGTATTTTCGTGTACTAGTACTACAAGTAAGTATAATTGAGTGAACGGCTACTACAATAACTGGTAGTACAAGTCCATGTACTTGTAGTACCAGTACGTATACCTAAGTGTACAGGTACTATGAGTCTGTGTAAGACTACTATCAGTCATATTGAGAATTAGGTTGAAGGCcacaaaattattaaaaaaaaaaaaaaaaaaaaaatgcaagcagACACGCAAACCGGGCACGTCCCAACTGACCTTGGACCCGAGGCTTGACCAGGTCGAGCATCTGGCAGAGGCAGTCCTCGAAGGGCAGAGGCTCGATGGCCATGCGCTCCAGCTTCTGACACTGCTCCTCGTAGAAGTACTCCATCTCGTACATGCTCAGCACGCCGTCGCCGTCCAGGTCCATGCAGCGGAACCAGTATTCTATACTGGAAGTCGGCAGACCCGGGTTAAGTCGGGCACTTTCCCCTGCTCATGTTGCCTGGCGACAACATACCTGGTGTCTGTCTTCTTGTCCTCCTCAGAGATGAGAAACCATACAAAGTCGGCGTAACTCAAGCGGCCGTCCTTCAAAACGTGCCGGTCCCTGAAGGCCACAACAATCCACTTTATCATCAACTTATCATGATCATCATCCATTTCATGGTTTTAATGTGGTCAATTTTAGGTAATATCATGATCATCAATCAATTCACATTAtgccattaattgcttgtttttacattttacatgGCATGACACAAGCAAGCAATGTTTGTCTTGTGATCTAATTAAATTATTTATCACCTTAAAAAGCAACATCTTTAATGTTTCTTTCGTGCTgctatgattaatcgattatatcaagtaattcgattagaaaaaaagcttcaaattccATTTTGTTGCTTCGGTGAATCATTTCATTTGAGTGGTGTTGCAAAAGTGTACAGtatttagtttgattgatttaggaggatacactgccctctggtggcaactgaatatgacataacttgtCTGGCTGAAGAGCAACTGCTCTCTGTTAAGGACAACATAAAGCTTaagtaaatttttgtttgagctaatgtttgtttatgcatgcgtaatttagtttagaggtatatttagcgatTTTGGGCAGGaataaatgttttgaaaaatttgttaagAAAACTGTCAAATTCGCatgttatagcatttaagctagctgacttttgcaagcaagtaatgttaatttgatctactaaatttacatatcaaTTCGACTagacatttaaaatgttttgttaaatgttttattgtcaaAATTGTGTTAAAGCTTTgcaaaaaaatcaaactgtggaaGAGTTAACAACTATTAAACTAATTTTGTGtacttagcttttttattttttatagctgttttatttttaaatgcatttattgctcttgtggaaTGAAATTGTAGTTCTATATAGTTTGAAGAAATCACTCAGGTAGATAGATAGTCCCCAGGTTTCGACGGACCCGACTTGCGCGATTTCGACTTCACGACACAGGAGTCTCGTCgtgtttaaaacattttttttttaatttctatttttttatgttgacttttgttttgtgatgcaggttgttattttggcgcaggaagcgtagaacaGGAACAGGAAGTAAGAAAGAAAATTGGGGCAAGTATTTTTGGTAGAAGTGAGTCTTACCTTGTCACTGTTCCTGAGAATATTCTATCGATCATCTTTTGGGAGatggctaaagaaaaaaaaattaaaaagtcagCAGACATGATTATGTTGGATGATATCTACTTTACATGTGGCACAAGGACCTTGGTCATTGTGCTGTGCCAAATCTTTGTGGTCAATGTAGAGATCGTGATCAGTATCCAGCTCCCAAAATTTGCAATAGATCACGTAAAAGTGCTCGTAGGAGAAGAACTCCGTCAACTGGTTCACGTCTTCTTCTTGCTCCAGCAGCGCCACGTTCTGACACAGTagaaacattcaaccaaaaccgATAGGTAGAATTCCTTATTCAAGTGTCGACCTACCTGAAGAAAGTTACTTTTCCGTAGCTCGTTGCAAGTTATTTTTCCGTTCCAAGAGCGGTTGACCGTGTAAAATATCCTTTGGATCACCTGTCGGCATGAAAATGTGACATCGCAGACCAAACGAGGCCACGTGCACATTTCGACGTACTGACCGTGGTGATGTATCTGGAGTGAAAGTCCGATGCCTCCTTTAGGAAGGCCAGCCCCGAGTGAGTGTTGACCACGTCCTGAAAGACAATATTTGGAGTTGTACGTACTGTAAGTCTGCAACAGTGTTGTGTAAACGAGGGGTGtggcaaaatatcgaaatggtcatatatcgtgatactgtgtatcccaaaaggttatcgatatgctcctgccaagaatcgagatatcgttttaaaaaggtggcaatgtttaaaaaaaaaaaaagggaccaacaagTTACTACCAaactcttccaccataatagtgtcgcaGGTAACTCTAAAGCTGCCAATGATGgtactcgacgcccaatccatttcgactgggaacgttcgttcattctgcagggctgcagctatcgatcattttagtagtggattaattgatgaactatttagttcaaataatcaagtaatcggataaggaaaataaagaattaaagtacctgagctgagcctcacacggtatatataaaaaaaaaaagaggatctatgtacaacaaaagaacaattggctaacttacatagcaaaagtccgctagcttaaatgctataaaatgctaaagcttttttacaatgctcttaacaaacgactcagacacatattcccacaaaaaatggctaaatatacctttaaactaaataacgaatacattcaaaaaaaaatcattagctcaaacaaaaatttatgctggtcttaacagggagcagatggattcagccatgtgaaatgaggtagactagagggccgtgtatccacccaaatcaataaaaataaatgcaaacactttaaaaaacaaaccattacgccattttacttaaaagaatactagaagcagcaaaattttatttatttttttctaatcgaatactcgagttaattgattaatcgttgcagcactaattcgaaaccagagcactcgcagtcattctgtccgattttcggggcatttacaggtaacttgCTGCTCATTtagggatcatttcctgttgtttgagtcactgcctattcattcgggtgattcccaggtcacttcctgttctgtaactcaaaataaaaaggaagtgacccataaaatacctcaaaatcaacaggaggtaactgaaaatcaacaggtaaatgacattaaatggcccaaa
It includes:
- the ppp2r3b gene encoding serine/threonine-protein phosphatase 2A regulatory subunit B'' subunit beta isoform X2 — protein: MRMREISLHQDPDLRKELALLARGCDFVLPSRFKKRLKAFQQGQAEAQVKTEEPVSRALSESIPKFYFPQGRPQANVNIDGLISKIEATFCQFPNERATIEDMGQVAKACECPLYWKMPLFCLAGGDRTGFVSVHKFVAMWRKTLQTCHDAAAKFVHLLAKPGCNYLEQDDFIPFLQDVVNTHSGLAFLKEASDFHSRYITTVIQRIFYTVNRSWNGKITCNELRKSNFLQNVALLEQEEDVNQLTEFFSYEHFYVIYCKFWELDTDHDLYIDHKDLAQHNDQAISQKMIDRIFSGTVTRDRHVLKDGRLSYADFVWFLISEEDKKTDTSIEYWFRCMDLDGDGVLSMYEMEYFYEEQCQKLERMAIEPLPFEDCLCQMLDLVKPRVQGKITLRDLKSCKQSHIFFDTFFNIEKYLVHEQRDPFSVIREVETEGQEVSDWERYAAEEYDLLVAEEAAGIHGDDVYEAPPSPLETHVPSDPGLTKRHFFQIPAPHCNLDLDDFEYEDDFE
- the ppp2r3b gene encoding serine/threonine-protein phosphatase 2A regulatory subunit B'' subunit beta isoform X1, coding for MPSSQILQPILKMKVDELFLTWLSEPKTLLVLKDCLDLVKSGRPGSLGDMGIKEKCTLSFNQNNNVASQKNLAEKNAASFNVPLSSPCTSTLPSGCSSSNRVTGPHGRILRRSVSSKKAQVKTEEPVSRALSESIPKFYFPQGRPQANVNIDGLISKIEATFCQFPNERATIEDMGQVAKACECPLYWKMPLFCLAGGDRTGFVSVHKFVAMWRKTLQTCHDAAAKFVHLLAKPGCNYLEQDDFIPFLQDVVNTHSGLAFLKEASDFHSRYITTVIQRIFYTVNRSWNGKITCNELRKSNFLQNVALLEQEEDVNQLTEFFSYEHFYVIYCKFWELDTDHDLYIDHKDLAQHNDQAISQKMIDRIFSGTVTRDRHVLKDGRLSYADFVWFLISEEDKKTDTSIEYWFRCMDLDGDGVLSMYEMEYFYEEQCQKLERMAIEPLPFEDCLCQMLDLVKPRVQGKITLRDLKSCKQSHIFFDTFFNIEKYLVHEQRDPFSVIREVETEGQEVSDWERYAAEEYDLLVAEEAAGIHGDDVYEAPPSPLETHVPSDPGLTKRHFFQIPAPHCNLDLDDFEYEDDFE